A genomic segment from Osmerus mordax isolate fOsmMor3 chromosome 5, fOsmMor3.pri, whole genome shotgun sequence encodes:
- the pkd2l1 gene encoding polycystin-2-like protein 1, which produces MKRLNNRAESHLSGQAECELDSLGKGSWVNQGYCGSPPPLPRVISTVYNPQPHFQGSFNSMSKLNTPDSFPVKPDPLDLGVDKTRPGCCSFFKGLWGTALTENTSGNRELFIRTTLRELLVYVFFLVDMCLLTYGMTSSSTYYYTKVMTGLFVNTPSDSGVQFQSISSMADFWTYAQGPLLDGLYWTKWYNNQSLENGNQSFIYYENLLLGVPRMRQIKVKNNSCKVHSDFQNEITGCFDVYNEKKEDNLDFGLMNGTAWQYHTEKEIKGSAHWGLLTTYSGAGYHQDLGRTKEDTAAVLAEMTSNLWLDHGTRAVFIDFSTYNANINLFCVIRLVVEFPATGGAIPSYQIRTVKLIRYITNWDYFIIGCEMVFCLFILYYIVEEILELRIHKFSYFKSIWNTLDVVVIMLAIVAIVFNVFRTLKVDKLLGTLLHNPDIYADFEFLAFWQTQYNNMNAMNLFFAWIKVFKYISFNKTMTQLSSTLGRCAKDIMGFAIMFFIVFFAYAQLGYLLFGTEVESFSTFVKCIFTQFRIILGDFDYDAIERANRVLGPIYFVTYVFFVFFVLLNMFLAIINDTYSEVKEELSSQKDELQITDIIKQSYAKTFMKLKLKKEKISDVQKALNSGSKEIEFKDFRETLKEMGHADHEISDAFSKFDCDGNKILDQEEQEKMKRELEDKRDALSAELNNLGQNYVNGSLKKPDNEQKETVEQEDFQKLVRQVLHLEGFVAAIMGKLDLVMEKLELHGWKKGTETMIKSEKTASDGKIQVQLNREIHAETSPWSATIPVGQTTYDGQNLVKGWPKANSHM; this is translated from the exons ATGAAGCGACTAAATAACCGGGCAGAGAGCCACCTGAGTGGCCAGGCGGAGTGTGAACTGGATAGTCTAGGGAAAGGTTCCTGGGTAAACCAGGGCTACTGtggctctcctccacccctgcctcgtGTCATCAGCACTGTCTACAATCCTCAACCCCACTTCCAGGGCTCCTTCAACAGCATGAGCAAGCTGAACACCCCAGACTCTTTCCCAGTCAAGCCTGATCCGCTGGACTTGGGGGTGGATAAGACAAGGCCTGGCTGCTGTTCTTTCTTCAAAG GATTGTGGGGTACAGCTCTGACTGAGAACACTTCAGGCAACAGAGAGCTGTTTATTAGGACAACCCTAAGGGAGTTACTGGTCTATGTGTTTTTTCTTGTGGATATGTGTCTCT TGACATATGGGATGACCAGCTCCAGTACCTACTACTATACTAAAGTCATGACAGGCCTGTTTGTGAATACACCCAGCGACAGTGGGGTTCAGTTTCAATCCATTAGCAGCATGGCTGACTTTTGGACT TATGCTCAGGGCCCTTTACTGGATGGACTCTACTGGACCAAGTGGTACAACAACCAGTCACTAGAGAATGGAAACCAGTCCTTTATCTACTATGAGAACCTGTTGCTAGGGGTGCCCAGGATGAGACAAATCAAGGTAAAGAACAACTCCTGCAAAGTCCACAGTGACTTCCAGAACGAAATCACAGGATGCTTTGATGTCTACAATGAGAAGAAAGAGGACAACCTGGACTTTGGCCTGATGAATGGCACAGC CTGGCAGTATCACACAGAAAAAGAGATTAAGGGGTCGGCTCACTGGGGCCTGCTGACCACCTACAGTGGGGCGGGCTACCACCAGGACCTTGGCAGAACCAAGGAGGACACGGCTGCAGTCCTGGCAGAGATGACGAGCAACCTGTGGTTGGACCATGGGACTCGGGCAGTGTTCATCGACTTTTCCACATACAACGCTAATATTAACTTGTTCTGTGTCATCAG GTTAGTGGTTGAATTTCCAGCCACTGGTGGAGCAATACCCTCTTATCAGATTAGAACGGTCAAACTGATTCGCTACATCACCAACTGGGATTATTTTATTATTGGCTGTGAGATGGTGTTCTGTTTGTTCATTCTCTACTATATTGTGGAAGAGATTCTTGAGCTGCGGATCCACAAGTTTTCCTACTTCAAAAGCATCTGGAACACTCTTGATGTGGTTGTCATCATG cTAGCAATCGTTGCTATCGTCTTCAATGTTTTTCGCACCCTTAAAGTGGATAAATTACTTGGCACACTGTTGCATAATCCGGATATCTATGCAGATTTTGAATTTTTAGCATTCTGGCAAACACAATATAATAACATGAATGCAATGAACTTGTTCTTTGCTTGGATAAAG GTTTTCAAGTACATCAGTTTCAATAAGACCATGACTCAACTGTCCTCTACACTGGGGCGTTGTGCGAAAGACATCATGGGCTTTGCTATCATGTTCTTCATTGTGTTCTTTGCCTATGCTCAGTTGGGTTATCTGCTTTTTGGAACAGAGGTGGAATCCTTCAGTACCTTTGTCAAGTGCAT TTTTACCCAGTTCAGGATCATTCTTGGAGATTTCGATTATGATGCAATTGAGCGAGCCAACAGAGTCCTTGGGCCCATCTATTTTGTCACTTATGTGTTCTTTGTCTTCTTTGTGTTACTT AACATGTTTCTGGCCATCATTAATGACACCTATTCTGAGGTAAAGGAAGAGCTGTCATCCCAAAAAGATGAGCTGCAAATTACTGACATAATCAAACAG AGTTATGCAAAGACATTTATGAAACTAAAACTGAAAAAGGAGAAGATATCAGATGTACAAAAAGCCCTGAATTCTGGATCCAAAGAAATAGAATTCAAAGACTTCAGAGAGACTCTTAAAGA GATGGGACATGCTGATCATGAAATATCTGACGCTTTCTCCAAATTTGACTGTGATGGAAACAAAATTCTGGACCAAGAAGAGcaagagaaaatgaaaagagAACTAGAAGATAAAAGG GATGCTCTCAGTGCTGAGCTTAACAATCTTGGACAAAACTATGTTAACGGTTCCCTGAAGAAACCTGACAATGAGCAGAAAGAAACAGTGGAGCAGGAGGATTTCCAAAA ATTGGTCAGACAGGTTCTTCATCTTGAAGGATTTGTAGCAGCCATTATGGGGAAGCTTGACTTGGTCATGGAGAAACTGGAACTGCATGGGTGGAAAAAAGGCACAGAAACAATGATTAAG
- the atoh7 gene encoding transcription factor atoh7: MMSCQQSCSDSGSGSESDVKSPEKYESTTRRRMAANARERKRMQGLNTAFDRLRKVVPQWGEDKKLSKYETLQMALSYIMALNRILTDASRHTAPHRQWLDLQFDCVQPENYPCLMRYSSPDENEYMHSSFPYQCDGLQVPS; encoded by the coding sequence ATGATGTCCTGTCAGCAAAGTTGTTCTGACTCTGGATCTGGATCTGAGTCTGATGTCAAGAGCCCAGAAAAGTATGAGAGCACCACAAGGAGAAGGATGGCAGCCAACGCccgtgagagaaagaggatgcAGGGCTTGAACACAGCCTTTGATCGGCTCCGTAAAGTGGTCCCTCAATGGGGTGAGGACAAGAAACTATCCAAGTATGAGACGCTGCAGATGGCCCTCAGCTATATCATGGCCCTCAATCGGATCCTGACGGATGCAAGCAGGCACACTGCCCCCCACAGGCAGTGGCTGGATCTCCAGTTTGACTGTGTCCAGCCTGAGAACTATCCTTGCCTTATGAGGTACAGCTCTCCAGATGAAAATGAATATATGCACTCTTCATTTCCCTACCAGTGTGATGGCCTCCAAGTGCCATCCTGA